The region TAGCGTCTTGTGAACATTGGACGTGCTTACTGAAGATGCCACTAAAATGGCTATTCATTCATACATACCGCCTAGACTATTAAAATAGTCTGTTGGTGGGAATTAGTAAGAAACTGCAGAACAAACTTCAAAATATCCAGCGAACATCAGCAAGGCTGATTTTCAGAAAACGCAAGTTTGACTCCATCACTTCAGAACTCAtaaggtcattttcacagtaaagggtgtaacttttgatttttagggtcaaaatttcaaaccacttaaatatgtttctgtttactgaaatcatgcatagaagcaacttaaattccagtaaaataatgtttcaaggcttaaaccttttgatttctaataaaaaatttgacatttccataacattttggttaaaatctaagaaaaaatgtattttacataacctcagaaaattatgacatgaaagctggaatacatgtgaaatcccattccaaagtaagtcaacagatataagttaaattttataccatgttttgctatgtttgtaattgcagttttgaaaatttttaacatcaagtgtcatttacaatggaaatttccagacctgaaacatatttttaagttttaattgggttcctaaaataatttgaatgtctaacttcatgtacaaatactacttgatgaaaggaacctcccagccaagtttcacagaaattggagttattttttagaattggcaattcaagcgatttgtgtttcggaggcttcagttaacaacacaggtgatcataaaagtaaaatatttgcctaactactacaagttgacataaaaaaataggtaaaaaatatcacaattaccaattttcatgctttgcttctaagtattgaatttcagttgtgacaaaaattaaattatcacagcaagtcatttttttttttgtttcggaggcttcatgttaacaattgtcaaacattgcagaagtagttttttgaaaataacagtgttgggatcatctaagctgttattttcttgtgtgtattgaatcaatgattctatgcggcagatattgtagatttatcacatgttaattttttcacccatttgttaagtatggtgttttttgcatgtgaagcctccgaaacaggcttttttgggtatcagtatatttttcaaacattaaccataatgtcaattttttttaaatttatgacattctgcacatatcaagtaataattacaatgcagatatcagtatgaaacacaccaatttagatatgcatagatgataattaatcttattgttgtttcggaggcttcatttgtttcggaggcttcaattgttaacggaaagtttgtattgggtcccattttcaaacggtgatatatatctccacgatttaaaaacatgtgacttgagaacctactttgctacattttgataaatagattggatgagctcttttatttaattatatttgcacaagcttgcagtttgtttcggaggcttcaaaaaagttaacggaaaaacggctctttgaagtcaagattttataacaattttaaaagcttgcaaatcgactaattttgttGCCcctttcaagttaagataacaactgttatgaatcaagaagaagtgaagaaataaccaagaattatgaaccaaagctacacccacaaagtttgttaacaattgttaacggaaaatgaagcctcgaaacgacaaatatcaagtccggttctcaaaaatacagggctgttcacaattaaatctaatgtggcagtgtttactgaacatatgactgtactttcaggataagaaaaattatccatgaactaactgaagaaaacacagggttttacaaaaatgttactgttttttatagtttttcaaaatgacaatattaagtacatttaagcctgctaaaactgaacgcagtaactcccaaagctgattatgctacccaaggtagctgctaactagatgacttatgtggccaaaaatcatggaattctgtggctttattagaacactacggatcaaaatgttaaaaatccaaagttacaccctttaccgtgaaaatgaccataaatGAACTCCACTGGCTTCCCATCAAACAATGCATTAACTACAAAATTCTCTCTCTTGTATAAAGTACTTCACGGTCAAGCTCCATCTGACATCATTGATATATGCTTCAAATTCGAGTTATGCAGCTTAGATCATCATGCTCTGATGGTACCTCTCTTGTTGAGAGTCAAGAACGCAATGTGTTTCTTTTGGTGACCAAGCTTTTGCTGCCTATGCTCCCAGATTGTGGAATAAACTACCAGGTCAAatcaaaaattgtacttttgaacaGTTTAAGAAGTTCCTGAAGAGCCACCTATTTCAGGATGCTTATCAGCAGTAGGTTTTGAGCTAATGAGCAccgttgaacattttgaaatgattttggtgCGAAGACATAAATATAactgattgatttgattgattgcttatggccatgcgttttgagttgggccggtaatgcgttacatgttttcgcgagatgaaaattgcatgttttttcatttaaatgtcCATATCTTTCACATATCATACCCatcatatataaaagtatacattttcttgcTGCAAATGAActgaggaatccaaaaatgcacttaaaaATGACATATGGTATAACActaatattttggggaaaaaattgaaaatttgaaggaaaaaaaaaaaaaaaataggtgcacccacatatttaaaagttccatatttgaattcctctcagtcagagctttttatacatatataacatcatagggttcaataaaattaaaatcattttgcgccagcctctttctaggcatattttcccattgacttcaatgtgtaactcgaacggaaaataaaatatgcaaaattgctaatcaaagcaaattaaattacctggaataagattgtatggtgttatagtatgtagtttaaagtgaattgtaaaaatatgaaaaaagaaatggacctcttgcatcatatgacccctggggtcacttttattaaatttgctcctcctgatcctcctcctcctgatcctcctccaccccgcacattatgctaattgaggctaattattcaaatgttaataactttttacaacatttattatgtttattgtaTTGGtatcatcacaagctttaatttgacaccaaatttaactacataggctgcatatcAACTGAGAAAATGATAAAGATGAACCCAAAAATGttgcgcgcatgtaacatctccacctatttactggcccaagtcaaaacgcatggccttatAAGACATGTGCATCTCACCTTGACGCTATCTACATGGGGCTTGATGTATCCATCTTTGGCTAGATCTAGCACATGGACCAACACAAGTTGTGGCACCCCCGGTTCAAAGGCAGCGTCTCTTACTCGCTGCAGTACAGCTTTGTTGGTATCATTCCATCGTGACTTCTCAGTTTCTCGGTAACCATGAATtgcctgaaaataaataaaaaaagatattcaaaataaaaacaaaaccagtTTTATTTTAATAGCTTTATTACACACATTTACTTTGTCTCTcaataaactttttaggctgcgTCTGAGATGCAGCGCCTCTAGCAGTGACCTGTTCTAATCTCATGTAGCGGCACTGCCATTGGCTACAAAGCAAACAAAGCTATAGCCATCGGTACTATGACAACAACGATTCAGGGACACACTTCTGGTAATCATGTATTATGAAGCTAGATTCCACATAATGCCATTATTATTTACTCTTAACAAAAAGAATGAAGATAAACGTCAATGTATGCTACGTaaaatatccagaaaaagcaaccatgttgaacttcagcagatttgtatttaacaattgatgatttgacactgaaacaaatgatgaaaattaaattcggactatagaacctgtttaccaattcggactaaagaacacggtaggggagattggggttagttgaaacatttttcacaaaatcgtctttttaacgcaaaccgattactttcaagaaacactaaccatatcagtataaacatatacatacatgctacaaatacagccttaaactttattggacctgcttatgattattcatataatccaatttgaaaatttgaaaaaaagtatttcaactaaccccacccctggggtaagttgaaacatagggtggggttagttgaaacacggcttgtaaaaatttcaaaataattacaagtgttgttagggttatacttcccttgaaggcacccttttggcctttaacatacaatcagtgggagtgcgggtcaatactttggacacaaggtgacgagtgtcaccatggaccaaaatatgagaagcctaaaatattataaaatgtacgtactttctgtgtgcattttttgcttgtattattgctttttaaccatattaaagcaatattgaagaaatggtaaacatgttacaaattttaaaaaagtcaaatttttaaccatatttttctatgcgattttcacgtttcaactaaccccacctcaaaagtttcaactacatgtaaccCCGATGCCTAcggtatttttacatttcaaagttcattaatacacaaaataagaaatacaataaaacttttatttaacattattctgggacttactactagtgcttatgatactaaaaaaataatcccctgaatctttaaacaacatggagataatgcatcttttctgaggggcataaaattagtcagtaagtcaaaaacagatattcctttcccaagccaacactggtggggcatcagtgctgttgctaatttggtggatgacccttactaatacctattactaggtgccagtattttaccaaattaattttttgtgtcagaaaaaaatacaatgtttcaacttacccaccgttccaactaaccccaatctcccctatccatttcggactatagaaccctttgcAATTTAGAACTAtagaactttttttaaattcggactatagagcttatttccatattcggactatacatgtagaaccctttttaaaattcagactatcactatagagcctattttcatattcggactaaaaaaacgtttttaaaattcggactatacatgtatgatgtagaaccatcggaataaagaaccttcgtaataaagaaccgtcggatttaAAGAACCTTctgactaaagaaccgtcggaataaagaactgtcggactatagagcttccaccctgTAAATTACCATTGCATTGCAGGATTTTTGTTTCACgtggataaaaaaaaaattaaaaacggaTGGCGCATTTCGCATTTTTGTCTTTAGACCTGCTAGTGCTACATGTACTAGCCGCTACGCGCTACAacgtacaggaaacaaacatgtcatATTATATTTGGcctaataatacattttatttccaCTTTCTTCCTTTGAAAGATAtggaaacagtatttttatcatttgaTACTCATAGATAAAATAACTTATTTCTTACATTGTCCCAGTGATCATATTCATATCGCAATCGTTTCAAATAGGTTTCTGCCTCCTTCAGCATACTTTTCTCTTCCTCCTCGTTTATAAAATTCTTTATAACTTTAAAGTTCTTGGTAACTACATCCTCTGCGTCCTTATCACTGCTCTCACACAATGGTAATCGACTGTCAGTTTCTGCAACAGATGAAAATTGTCTACCAACATTGTGCATGCAACCTACAGTAGCAGAATTCTGCAGTGTTGTGCGTGATGAAGTAATGTTGCTTTTTCGAACACCTCTTAATTTCGAAAATGTCCACAAGCAATTTACACTGATTCTTGAACATCGCCTCAATAATATCGTTGAGGTATTCATCTTCTTCGACAAAAGTTACAACTAAATTAGACCAGGATTTTCGGTTTTCTGATCAGATTTGGAATATGCTGTCATCCAAGGGTGGCGAATTTTGATTTGAACACTTTTCACGAATTGGTCACGTGGTTTTGTTGTTTCATAAGTTGCCAGACAGGCCCTGTGCCCTGTTGCCaaactgtttttttttctctttggAGTCACTGGATTAAGATTTTGAAATCACACAAACTGTTAAAAatttttccatattatttcctctttctctttaattttattttttttaattaaaattttgtttcacatCTGCACATCTGAGGAGAGAGGGATTTTTTTCTAAAATAATTGACAGAATATagcagttttcatgtaaaattgctAATACTTGCTAGCAGCTTTCAGCATCTGCCGAAATGATAGGCAGTCTTTAACTTATTATATTAAAGGgcagatctattgcaaaaacaagtttatctctatgcgaagagaataattattacattacaagttgacactcgttgcaattctactgaaaaaagagaaattgtgtggtgtgggtaaagttcaggcTCGTACATGTCAAGTCTTCCCCATTTGAAAaatttcaaggcagcgggctgatgacgttTATGAAGCTGACACGACATCATGCTCTCATTTTACTTGTGcgacacaatcacaatcactttgacaagtttgacattagcaacatgagttgtactattatttaccataacaatactGCATAAGTCACAcagcataacaatatgcagacttattgttttcattttggaaacaaagcctcacacagtattgttactatgtgtttgctttgtaatatttcatccaactgaaactataataactatagcattgcaatatcgcacagggaaatcaatCAGATACcgtacatgagtttgtggacttaacacagtttatatgctagtctcagattgatcacgctgaaattctaagctcaaattattttttattttttagcccaaatatttctcatgatattgaaatacataatgaattgtaatatcacaatttactaaaatataaaaaagaagcggctgattttatccataattttatgtttataaactaaatttgtaatacttagcTGTTCTTGCTTTTCGGCACTTTGAAGATACTTTACCAACTTATCTGTCTGCTACGCTCTGCACGTACAAACCAGCTCGATCACTTCgatcttctactgaaagattaTTGAAATCTCCCCGTGTAAATCTAAAATTGGCTGGTGAACgctcctttcatttcgctgcccggctgtttggaactcgcttccaaacagcctccATCTTCTACATTCATTCGCTACGcagttcaaaaagcaacttaaaactcatctttttcttcgtgcttttccggattcacatatgtaacttgtttgtctttattgtttgtgcgccttgagttcttttgaagattgcgcgcctactaagaaccctccattattattattattattatacttttttttttttttttttttgtgcacaacaacagtatacgttttttttttttctaggtcaaattttttctaggtcaaatctgtctcgtttgaaggaactcatcgcttaagttggtttttgcggaatatcaattttaaacgtcttattttctcattttcattgtcctcattaatattagcttgccaatgatatgatgttgtccgagcaatataatgaccttaaatgagaggcgatgaggcccttttttttatttaagatttATGACAGGTTAAACATAGAGTCAACCTTgacttttatttaaatgaaattaatttgattCCAATTTGgattaaattaattttattctaatctttttttttttttttttgccaaaaataaaaTTACCGCAttggaccgctcattatttacaggggaggggggccgggaaaaatgtaggggggtcatgtgattttcactttaacaaacaggggggttatgtgattttatttttcaggtgaaatttaatattaaattattcactatgattatgattcactacaatatttaccttggccattttagccacaaaaatgtCGAATCTATTCCTACACCAtattttgagtttagcttcaaaatggcaacatttttgtgtgcttcgcacgcatttgtgtcttaaggaggctgtgtactctcagacatgcatgtagtaaaagtgcaataactttgtaattattcgcgcaagacatataaaagtatacatttttatgaaggcaagacatcaataaatcttaatataaatacagatttggggtaaaaacaacaattctgaagaaaatgacaaaatagtgagtttttggcaatatttgttcggtacatcataacaaaaatacactctttccaaaatattttattttgtttttagctcaatcttgaaggtccattccaaaaacgtttttttattttttgatattggccttattttttgagatattgaccatataaggcatcaaattgaactttttaaattcacaaacgcctatttgcacaaaatgatgcctaaaatcggaaaaagatcaaaatataaaaaatgagaaaaccgtttcttgagtcgatcatgctttttacgatgatcatatttgcttacctatagatgctgtatttattgagttatcgtgtacctaaatcgtcattttaccgagaaaatgaacattgaaataatggccgttgaagtttaaagtggtcacattttgcactttcatcgaatctcacaggagaatgcggcagttttcgtttttgtaccttatattacgtgaacatcgggtaaatccacagccccttgagaagtttgagcgaaatccattcataacttgatatttaaatcggggaaagaacttgaaaaaacccacattttatcagctaaaacggagccatttgaccactagggttttgtgaaatcagtgcttccgtggtgtttccataagatgcgccgcgcatgcagataagcgtcgcgtatgcgtagcgtatttgtgcgttaacaaattgcgcgatacgccacgcgatgcgttgttgcgcgcgcgtaccctgctggttcaacaaagattttctttccttttcaatttcaaacacgagtggaatagtgaaataaaatccttaaaatattgcagttggagtttacaaatctggattttcattccttgtatttataaaaaacataacaaagtacaaacatatcaaaaaacccTCAATATTGCGaatgaaacaatgtctagagtacacagctgccttaaaggggcatttcgtgatccacagcctcatcccccccacttttctcaaaaaaagttgagatttttatatcactggaaacctctggctacataatgtttatgtacaaaatatttcttgcagattaattctatttgcaaagatatcgtgaaatttgaatttcgttctggtgcaccagaacgaaattacaatgcattgtctatggagcagtgtaatacacataaccatgcataactagcaaatgcaaaatcggaatcaactgaaattttgggaataggcttttttcgtggatatgtactgagaagtgtcataaaaagaggatgctaggatcacgaaatcctcctttaaacttattctctcaccaaaaggtgctggattcacataatacttcCAAGAAATTTTCCCAACCACCTCATGTcacaaagaaatctacgccactattcatcagcacattagccatatggcagggtggcaagtcagtcccctcccctgctcagtcgacagatgtattgtgacaaaatttatgatttgcatcttccttttggtctattttagaccctaaattaaccccattttttagtatcaaaatgccaaatttccgcgcgcttcgcccgcatttatctcagaaaaaccattctgtgagtagatctgcgagacgCGCCCTTGTAAAtagttataattccatccattctataaaattttttcataaatatgagtgctggagcagctcctctgatgcttagaaaaagcataaaacttgtatactggaactaaattaaccaaaagttgtgatAGCCCTAGTATATGCATCATCCTTTGGAATGATTTTAGGCTAcatattgtcctcaattttgttcattttagcttttttttcacgcgcttcgagcgcatttgtccaggtaatgttcttttagtagcagatcagtagGACGATTTGGAAATGTTGCCCCCCACCCCCAGGCTCGGTGACTCTGATACATCTCTCTTTGAATTTTAGaattgaaatagcatattttctggggCACAGCTTGGGaaaaaacttggattacaatTGTGGGGAGAGGGGTGCCTTCTATACGAAGAGCccgaggtggcaatcatgttgccatgcccagCGGCCATCAAAATGTGAATCCGGCCATGGTAGGCCCCtataccagcaaaatgtatttctcgatGTGAAGGGGGGGGTTACGTATTTTTGTTTGGCGGCAATAGggggggttatgtaattttagatgctgctaatagggggggttgtgtaactttatgaactcaattttgaaatcctcccggccccccctcccctataaataatgaacggtcccttatgcttTTATTTTCGGTCACGGTAATGAAATGAAACGACTGTAAAATTAGACTAATGGGATATTTTCGCTGGTTTTAAAATTTATTGCAGAGCACTGAACGGAAAGAAAGCATAGGGAACTAAAATtatgacaaaacaaaaacattgaaaatggcAGTGATTCCAATGATCTTGCAAACGGCAATTATTTGCTGTTTTGCAGTCTTTATACGTGCCGCAATCACTACACAAAATGTGTTCGATGGTGTATTAGAAGATGTAGCATCTTGTAGAGAATCTTGTGAAAGAACATATCCACTTCATACATATCCAAAGGTAGGTTTTTAAAGGGCACTAATTTTTTTGCTGGACACATACACAGTGTACATGCATGCCATATGATAATTGATTCCttgttagactgcggaactcaagTCTTCAATTGCTCAAGatgtctagccaagaatttgctcaccgatagcttcacattctaggcagatttgctgaagcatgataCCATGTAAAGCAATGAAAGTTAAGATTTTGTAACACAGACACAGCTcagtagtacaaggaacttatagtatacgatgtcctcattcacaaactgatactatctgtccatcgtataagcctcttaccgtacgataatgtggtgaaggaatattacacagtcaagaataggctccatcatttttttgttctgatccctcccagtctcccaaaacatcaaaacatcaaaagcgttgcacatttacttacttaagactgtcctttttcatataacgcagacaaagtagggccaagctacctagaaatggtcaaattttggcaaaaaatatctctgtgtaatcctatgtaagtcacatcgttatcggcgatcgtgattttttttttctgaagtttcgctgg is a window of Amphiura filiformis chromosome 2, Afil_fr2py, whole genome shotgun sequence DNA encoding:
- the LOC140146511 gene encoding alpha-ketoglutarate-dependent dioxygenase alkB homolog 7, mitochondrial-like isoform X2; the encoded protein is MNTSTILLRRCSRISVNCLWTFSKLRGVRKSNITSSRTTLQNSATVGCMHNVGRQFSSVAETDSRLPLCESSDKDAEDVVTKNFKVIKNFINEEEEKSMLKEAETYLKRLRYEYDHWDNAIHGYRETEKSRWNDTNKAVLQRVRDAAFEPGVPQLVLVHVLDLAKDGYIKPHVDSVKFCGSTVTGLSLLSSSIMRLANEKDPKQWVNILLEPRSLYIMTGQARYDFTHEILKQEESIFHGKVIPRDRRISIMCRNEPT